The sequence tttcggacagacaatatttagcataattgtgtaagcgtagtaagtgacttactgtgtaaaaacttgacaggtaaataattccatacgatgaaatatactcgctatttttattaaataatgcctgtgcgattctaatacaaacaaaatatgcaatggaaacaattataagtaatactcactgaacaaacttagcgaagttagccacaccgtacgatacaaggtgccgaaagcaacacatacagagacagcccgtgtccgatatctaagcgctatacacgtcgaaatatagttgagtcgtccatggattaaacataactaattatcatgaaatattcttctatactgttttctaaacacatcgaaattaaaaatcggtgggttgaagtttcaaattatcaatacttagctcctaatcacattccaaacacgacgtccgatttctgggattgcagtccgattactacgccctTGACATagggtcaaaactttggcaactttgaccccgaaataccactcctgtcgtgtcaactgagtttgaggataaccacgataaagtttcgaaaggtatggtaataagatttcgtattgctggcatttacgaaacgactttgggcgaaatccactaccctgtccgaaaactgtcacactgagtgtacaaaTAGACTTATAATCGGTATTCAAGAAAGACAGTGTTTGAAAAAGTCAGAATGTACACAAAAATGTGAATTGTGTGCCCTTTTTCTCACTGCTTTCTTCAAAACACATCTTAAAACCAGTCCTTTTAAATCCCCCCTCACAATTTCTCGTTCCTTTACATGACTCAACCACCACTAACTGTGGTCTGTATACCAATTCTTACCTCATATATACAGCACTGGAATATTGTAAATGCAGTGACCACTATAGCATGTAATGTAAATACTACATCGTTCAACTGGACTGGGTTAACACCACGTGGATGGGACTCTTTGTATTCAGCCTGAAATGAGATGTCATATAGAGTCTCTGTATGGATGACAGATTACAAGTTTCAAACACAGAGATAAGGAGGTTGAGAGGAGGAAGTGAAACTTTTTGCACGCTCAGTTCTGACAGCATGGCTGTGATATTCACATACAacactttcattatttttcttcgATAAAACAAGTACTTTTATTTGTTCTTCTCACAAAGgatgttgaaatgcaaagtgTCAGCCTTGTAAATACAACACATGGTGTATGATGTACagcattattgttgacaagtgaattttagtctAAGATTAAAATTCAGTTATTGTCAATAATAAAATTGGAAGTCACACACATATAGGCTATATCTACAATACAAGGCCTTTCACCATGGTCAGGGTAGAAGAACGAAAAAGTACATTGTACACACACATCAAATATACTACATTACATCAGAAGTAACTGTTAATGAAACTTCAAATGAGTTCCTTGTATTTGTCTTCAGTTGATTGATATATTGCAGTGTACTGTCTCACAAACGGTCAGTGTGATTGTGTACAAAAACTGAATATTTAAATTACTTACCCATACTTCAGGAATCCAGTACATTCCAACGTTGTACATGCCGTACGCAATGAAGCCTGTCAAGTTGTACGAcaggaaatcaaaatttaatcCGACGACACTagaaaaagagaaagaagaGTTATGGCAGACCTATTTCACCCATTTATCACAGAGACTCTAGTGAAAGAGGGATCAAAGTTTATCATGTTCTGTTTGTATACAGGTTAGCCTTTGTAATAAACAGGCTTGGGACAAACCATAATGGTGGAAGAGTCTGTGTATCTTAGAAATGGAACTGTATATTGATTTGTTAATAACAGACTCCTGGTAAACATATACAAGAACctttcaacaaaaaacaatatCTCAAATGAAACTGTAGTCTGCACTTTCAAAATGCCGTTCATGTCCTTACTACTGCCGCACACTTCATGGAATAATTCTGTCAGGTAATTTACATATGCAACCGTAAATTTAAGGCATGTACTGTCACATAGTTTACACAAATGCATTCAAGTGTTTCTTCGGAAAGTCTAGTTTGTATAGTTGACTTCAACAACAGATGAaatcatgaatatgcaaatcataaaTTAATTAAACGTAAAAAGATGGTATTGACTGAAGTATCAATGTCAAATATCACTATTATTTTCAATCATCTTCGATAAGTGCTTGGCAGACCCGTTTCTCCATGAGTTCTTTTCCATGATATATGTGACTCTAAAATTGTCTATGTATATCTTTAAGGTGATGACCTTCTGCTCAGTGTCCTATATATAATGACAGCAACCTCCAACATGAGAAATGCATATACCGTACTTGACAGGTAAACAATAGGCAAAAGGAGTTCCCATTTACCGTGTATAAAGAACAAACCATTTGTCATCATGACACAGCAGCTTTCTTCTCAAAGTACATCTAAAACTTAACCTTAAATTACCATTTTCCTGCTTTGAAGTACAGTTTTGCAATAGGAAAAATGGTTTTGGGAGAAACCTCCGTTAGAATAATGCTGGTCactagtgaaaaatatttcactttaatGTACAAGATAAACTGTGCATTTTTGTCTTGCTATGCCATCTGCCTACAAATAGACAGATATATGTTCATAACAACTTGTTGGGTCTACAGTCCTCTATAGAGAGACTGTGTTGGATCCAATGTCACACTTAACAATAGGCACTGGACACTTGGTTTCATCAGCTATAGTTACTTGGCTCAATGATGTAAACGATCCATCTCAACTCATACATCACCAACATGAATATCACcactttacaaaatattttaactgCTTACCTTTTTCTCCTGAAGTTGAGTACAATTTGAGGGTAGAATGAGACTGACCAGGCCACAAAGTACATCCATCCAATGATTGCTATCACAATGTCCAACCATTCCAAACGcatgacagatattctgacaaaAGTTTCAGACACACTGggaagacacacagacatatgaCATGTCAGTAATTAGAATTTCTAGCCTTCTGCTCTGAACTCCAAGGTAACATCACATGTATAACACTACTGTTCCAGAAATTGAACAAATACGAATGTGTATCAACAgtgtttatatttttatgaaGTGCCATTTAATTTCAGAAACTGTACTTCCTCCTTTGATACTAAATATTTAGTTTTATAAGACACTCCTGTTACTGATCTTAATCTATGACATTCCCTTACTGAACATATCATTAATTTGTGCATAGAACTGCTGAAAGACCCAATTTTTCCACAAGTTCAGTTTATTTTGAAGTAACTATAGCCGTTAGACACCTACTTGTGAAATTCAtctgacaatatttcattgattaAATGATGATAAATGCCATGAAATACATGTAGATAATTGACAATTCGCTGAGATCAGGTAAAGCAATGAATCAGCATCTATTAGCATTCAGAAATCGGTGCAAATCAGGGATGAGAAaatcatttcttgtttgttggTCTCTGGCACTAATAGTGAAATATACTGAGGAAATTCGAGTGACCAAACACCACAGGTTCACTGGCCTTTTGGACCAGAGCAGTGGCAAAGCCTCTGGTCCAGACAGAGTGACTGTGATTCAAGCAAACAAACTGGTGGTCCTGAACTCAAATCCTCTGATACTTTACACCAATGCATGGAGGTACCACAATTTACGATGATAGCTTGATAGCTTTACATCTTGCTATcgtcagagaaaaaaaaacactattttTTCTGACAATAGCAAGATGTTTTGAAATCAACAGGGAAACGACAAAAACCACAAACTCTAGTAAATAAAAGTGTTTGCCCCTTACTCTATCTCTGATGACGATGTGTTGAATTCTATATAACACTCTCCAGCATGATAGGTCATAACATGGAGTTCTGCCGAGGCATTGCTCTGGCTGGATGGCAGGGTTACAGACTGAAATCAGTGAAAGACCAACACATTGATAAGACATACAATAGCCTGGATAGCGTATCACATTGCAACCAGTAACATGACAGAATAACATATTAATACTTACTGTCGCAAGGTATATGCACCAAATATAACTtgataaaataataacaatataaACATGTCTAATTTGTAAGTGATATGCATTGTCTATCATGAACTTATGTATCTGACATAGTTTGCTTTATTCATACTTTCAGTATTGCCGCTGTACAGAAGGATGTCTGAAAACATATTGCGCTTCTTCcttttattatcattattattatcattattattattattatcattattattattgcagTTGTTATCGTCATCGTGCTGAAGGCCTTTGTTTCACATCTTTCGTGTTTTATGGAAGCGCTCCCGCCACCTGGCCCGTCATCTCTACATTGTTGCATGATGGTGTTGTGATGGCTAGTATCATTGCCATCAGATGGTTACGCCTCCCTTACCGTTAGTTGCAAATGCGGTCACGCGCCCTCGTCATCAAGCAGTGAATCAAACGAAAGTCGAAAGAGGTAGTACTACCTCATGAATCAAACGAAAGTCTTGATAGTAATTAATGCGAAATAATAGTTACTGTTACCTCTTCGGAGACATTGGCTACCCATGGCAAATTACTCGAAGGGTAGATTTCTGCAGGTTGCTGTAGCTTCTGGTTGACGGTGACCTTGAAGCTGGCTGAACGACCCAACTCGATGCTGAGATCTTGCTCAGATACTTCCAACACCGTCTGTTGTTGATATGTTGATATAAAAAACTGAAGTATGATTACCGTTCTAAGGAACATTATGACAATTCTGCCGATATCAAATCTGTGGATTCATAACACGTTTTTGTCGCCTGATCCTATCTTTTCGGCAAGTACGCCTATGCAGCAGACAACGTGAATAAGAATCAGGTGACTAACATACATAAAGCCTGCGCAACATACATGATTGCAACCTCGTACGGCATTATTATTTTACAATACACTActtgaattttaatttcaccatattccaatatattttcaattattattCCATGCCAGCGAGTTTTTTATTACACATAATAGAGTCAGTCAAAACTGAATGAGATTCTTGAAAGAAACCATACTCGCAACACCATCCAGATTTTATGTCCGAATGTTTAGACCCCAGCTCACGTGACTCATGTTTAGCTGGATGAGGGTACGTAAAAGGGTATGCACTGTCGTAAATGTGAATTGTGAAGGAAGGGTCACGTTGTGGTACAAGTAGTAGGTATATTTTCAGATATTTATTGATGTATGCGGAAATTGCAGAGGTAGAGACGTGTACTTCCACGCTGCAGTCTTCATGGCATAGCACTCATCAATTCTCTTTCTTGTCTTAGTTCTATTATTTTGTGGAATTTAAACCCAAGACTGGTATCTGAGCTGTAGTCTGCTTGATAATGATAGCTCTGCGTGCacgcgtggcagggctgtgtgttaccggcgttacacggcctcccaccacagtgGGAGGCCTTGTACcagcgttacacggcctcccaccacagtgGGAGGCCTTGTAACgccgtaacacacagccctgccatgcagagctttCTGCTTGACTGCACTGTATGTAGTACACTTGGtcttagctgcaaaattgtaacTCTACGGTGAGTTTTtgttttgcgacctcgctcaccagtagagctacaatgccgaaggccctgtagcatacaaaataagcgcgccacacatggtgcggcattttcatgtaaaatcccacatattacTACaattggtcgtaccgatttatcactactgtcagtactgaagactaaacactatactacactaaccttgtcgtttatggggtttggtattagcacagacacgtcgatcgcgttccataaacattgagcgtgtttctgggagccaccattaccggaagttggtaatggcggctccaagaaatgtttttggaacgcgatcgacgtatttgaacaaataccaaaccccatacacgacaaggttagtgtagtacagtgtttaatcttcagtagtgataaatcagtatgaccaaatgcagtaaatatatgggattttacatcaaaatgccgcgccatgtgcagcgtgcttattagtccccacggacaccgtccggggggacttataggtttggtcatgtccgtgcgtgcgtgcgtgcgtccgtccgtccgtccgtccgtccgttcacgcagatatctcagagatgcaaggagcgatttcattcaaacttggtacaaggattacttcatatgtcatacagatgcacgtcgatttgttttgtgatatgatccaatatggccgccaggcggccattttattacgatattttcatgtacagagccataactcagacatgtttcaaccgattttattcaaagttggtacaaggacattgaccagtgtcatagatatgcatgtcgatttgttttgtgatacgatccaatatggccgccaggcggccattttattacaattttttcatgtacagagccataactcagacatgtttcaaccaatttattcaacgttggtacaaggacattgaccaatgtcatagatatgcaagtctatttgttttgtgatacgatccaatatggccgcctggcggccattttattacaattttttcatgtacagagccataactcagacatgtttcaaccaattttattcaaagttggtacaaggacattgaccaatgtcatagatatgcaagtctatttgttttgtgatacgatccaatatggccgcctggcggccattttattatgattttttcatgtacagagccataactctgacatgtttcaaccgattttattcaaagttggtacaaggacattgaccaatgtcatagatatgcaagtctatttgttttgtgatacgatccaatatggccgctggcggccattttattacgattttttcatgtacagagccatacctctgacatgtttcaaccgattttattcaaagttggtacaaggacattgaccaatgtcatagatatgcatgtcgatttgttttgtgatacgatccaatatggccgccaggcggccattttattacaattttttcatgtacagagccataactcagacatgtttcaaccaattttattcaaagttggtacaaggacattgaccaatgtcatagatatgcaagtctatttgttttgtgatacgatccaatatggccgcctggcggccattttattacaattttttcatgtacagagccataactcagacatgtttcaaccaattttattcaaagttggtacaaggacattgaccaatgtcatagatatgcaagtctatttgttttgtgatacgatccaatatggccgcctggcggccattttattatgattttttcatgtacagagccataactctgacatgtttcaacgattttattcaaa comes from Ptychodera flava strain L36383 chromosome 8, AS_Pfla_20210202, whole genome shotgun sequence and encodes:
- the LOC139138532 gene encoding cystinosin-like yields the protein MFLRTVIILQFFISTYQQQTVLEVSEQDLSIELGRSASFKVTVNQKLQQPAEIYPSSNLPWVANVSEESVTLPSSQSNASAELHVMTYHAGECYIEFNTSSSEIDVSETFVRISVMRLEWLDIVIAIIGWMYFVAWSVSFYPQIVLNFRRKSVVGLNFDFLSYNLTGFIAYGMYNVGMYWIPEVWAEYKESHPRGVNPVQLNDVVFTLHAIVVTAFTIFQCCIYERAGQKVSKVCMVLLSLAWAFAITTLIIAAASSGNIISWLNYLLYLSYIKLGVTLIKYIPQAYMNFRRKSTEGWSIGNVLLDFTGGSLSLLQMFLISYNYNDWKSIFGDPTKFGLGVFSICFDILFIVQHYVLYRGNAPKDINSEETDKLLKKGTRRYASL